The following coding sequences lie in one Gemmatimonadota bacterium genomic window:
- a CDS encoding aminotransferase class V-fold PLP-dependent enzyme — protein sequence MSDVKGPVQTDTLPPPDEAFWKGIRRDQFYLEPDIAFLQGGSVGPSPKPVVDRVTEAIRAFDSDPLKHQQKYWPIVEESREKLAKFVGTRSERIALVQNTTMALSVFAQGVTWKVGGEILMTDQEYGAVNACFDYVADRHGMTVHRVHLPMEITDKQQIIDVFESGLNEKTAAMVFGHVYWSTGMVTPVKELTEIGRDRGVWVVVDGAHAVSMVPLYLDEWNPHFYASSLHKWTLSPKGTGMLFVSDDAHDRVEPLILGSSAHPNPNASRFDMMGTRDQTPFIGLGTALDFQQEIGWDHIRTYCRGLVDYMRERLGRIRGVRFLTPRDPEMSGFITTFTIEGADIQKIRQELWDDEQIETTAFHVNDVPVFRISTHFYNSREEIDRMVRAIERRL from the coding sequence ATGAGCGATGTGAAAGGCCCGGTCCAGACCGACACGCTGCCCCCTCCGGACGAAGCATTTTGGAAAGGGATCCGCCGCGACCAGTTTTACCTGGAACCCGATATCGCCTTTCTGCAGGGCGGCTCGGTCGGTCCGTCGCCCAAGCCTGTGGTGGACCGCGTGACCGAGGCCATCCGGGCCTTCGACAGCGACCCGTTGAAGCACCAGCAAAAGTACTGGCCGATCGTCGAGGAATCGAGAGAGAAACTGGCGAAATTCGTCGGCACGCGGTCGGAGCGTATCGCGCTGGTCCAGAACACCACCATGGCGCTCAGCGTCTTCGCCCAGGGCGTGACCTGGAAGGTGGGCGGCGAGATTCTGATGACCGACCAGGAATATGGGGCGGTGAACGCCTGCTTCGACTACGTGGCCGATCGGCACGGCATGACCGTCCACAGGGTGCATCTCCCCATGGAGATCACCGATAAGCAGCAGATCATCGACGTGTTCGAGAGCGGACTGAACGAAAAAACGGCGGCCATGGTCTTCGGCCACGTGTACTGGTCCACGGGGATGGTGACCCCCGTGAAGGAGCTGACCGAAATCGGTCGGGACCGCGGCGTCTGGGTGGTCGTGGACGGCGCCCACGCCGTGAGCATGGTACCCCTGTACCTGGACGAATGGAATCCCCATTTCTACGCGTCCAGCCTCCACAAGTGGACGCTTTCTCCCAAGGGCACGGGCATGCTTTTCGTATCGGACGACGCCCACGACCGGGTAGAGCCGCTCATCCTGGGCTCCAGCGCCCACCCAAACCCCAACGCCAGCCGGTTCGACATGATGGGCACCCGGGACCAGACGCCCTTCATCGGGCTGGGCACGGCCCTCGACTTCCAGCAGGAGATCGGCTGGGACCACATCCGGACCTACTGCCGGGGCCTGGTGGATTACATGCGGGAACGCCTCGGCCGCATCCGGGGCGTGCGCTTCCTTACCCCGCGGGACCCCGAGATGTCCGGGTTCATCACGACCTTCACCATCGAGGGCGCCGACATCCAGAAGATCCGCCAGGAACTGTGGGACGACGAGCAGATCGAGACCACGGCCTTTCACGTCAACGACGTGCCCGTGTTCCGGATTTCCACCCACTTCTACAACAGCCGGGAGGAAATCGACCGGATGGTCCGAGCCATCGAGCGACGGCTGTAG